CGCAGCTTGCGCGATCAAATTAAAAAACATTTTGGAAATTCATATATTTATGAATGTGCCGAAAGTGGAGAAGAAGCTTGGGAAGTAATTGAGGAACTAACAGACGATAAAATTCAGATTATCATTATCATTTGTGACTGGTTGATGCCAGGAATTAAGGGGGATGAATTTTTAATTAAAGTCCATCAGCGATTTCCCAAAATATTAAAAATTATGCTGACTGGTCAAGCAGATACAGTAGCTATAGAACGAGCTTTTTCTGAAGCTAAACTCGATTATTATATTCCTAAACCTTGGGATGAAGCTCAACTAATAGCGGCGATTGAATCTGGATTGAAAAAGC
This DNA window, taken from Merismopedia glauca CCAP 1448/3, encodes the following:
- a CDS encoding response regulator yields the protein MLDSAILCVDDEEIILRSLRDQIKKHFGNSYIYECAESGEEAWEVIEELTDDKIQIIIIICDWLMPGIKGDEFLIKVHQRFPKILKIMLTGQADTVAIERAFSEAKLDYYIPKPWDEAQLIAAIESGLKKRYD